The following are from one region of the Chloracidobacterium sp. genome:
- a CDS encoding DUF2752 domain-containing protein — MTETLSMSQIASKTERKLAAGGFAAMTAGSALVWYFDPTSSRFMPPCPLLATTGYACPGCGLTRGFHALFHGDIVGALDFNALIPIFVLIFVYLYLSLFLVAIRGRAFPKWTLSLPAIWGFLGFLLIFGIARNLPYYPFSVLFP; from the coding sequence ATGACTGAAACTCTTTCGATGTCGCAGATCGCCTCGAAGACCGAACGAAAGCTAGCTGCCGGCGGATTCGCCGCGATGACCGCAGGTTCGGCATTAGTGTGGTATTTTGACCCGACAAGCTCGAGGTTTATGCCCCCATGCCCATTGTTGGCGACGACCGGTTACGCATGTCCGGGTTGCGGGCTGACGCGCGGATTTCATGCACTTTTTCATGGCGACATCGTCGGCGCTTTGGATTTCAACGCACTCATTCCGATCTTTGTGCTCATCTTTGTCTATTTGTATCTGTCGCTGTTCCTGGTTGCGATCCGTGGTCGGGCATTTCCGAAATGGACACTTTCACTGCCCGCGATATGGGGATTTTTGGGCTTTCTGCTGATCTTCGGGATCGCACGAAATCTGCCGTACTATCCCTTCAGCGTTCTCTTTCCTTGA
- a CDS encoding site-2 protease family protein, which produces MPDILIVILAVVFVLGVAINIHEFGHFIVAKMFGMRVEAYSFFGLGPRVWGFKKGHTDYRISAIPLGAYVKLYGDEATASLEGGASDGEKVPDEELYELRPRWQKFLVMLGGPFMNIVLALAIPFAAALIYGIPSMPAPIVGVTAPGGAAEAAGVQAGDRIVVFNGVENPTWEAVKDETLISPGKPLQLTVDRGGNKVSLTLTPAETMVDGNKIGEIGLAPDAGVEPVEASTVIAGSPAEEAGLKTGDRVIAFNGKTVRNSQDLTVQLRENKDAPGKLTVERDGQRVELTTVARVSDDGVYRIGAQFGPGTFATRVPVGIVGAAGFAYDSNIRILKLTGRVFGQLFAGERSVKDAGLAGPVGIVQIIAKVVREAGFVGLFSILAVISLNLGVFNLLPIPLLDGGQIMVLGIEKVMSWFGRTLSMAVREKIQMAGLGIILLLMVFTLFLDISRFF; this is translated from the coding sequence ATGCCAGATATTCTAATCGTCATATTAGCAGTTGTCTTTGTCCTTGGGGTAGCGATAAACATCCATGAATTCGGCCATTTTATCGTGGCTAAGATGTTCGGGATGCGTGTTGAGGCCTATTCGTTCTTTGGTCTTGGCCCGCGTGTTTGGGGATTCAAGAAAGGGCACACCGATTACCGCATCTCTGCGATCCCCCTCGGTGCTTATGTGAAGCTTTATGGCGATGAGGCAACGGCTTCGCTCGAGGGCGGAGCATCTGACGGCGAAAAGGTCCCTGACGAAGAACTGTATGAATTAAGGCCGCGCTGGCAGAAGTTTCTCGTCATGCTCGGCGGGCCTTTTATGAACATTGTGCTCGCACTCGCGATCCCATTCGCGGCAGCCTTGATTTATGGGATACCTTCGATGCCGGCGCCCATCGTCGGGGTTACAGCGCCCGGTGGAGCAGCCGAAGCTGCAGGCGTTCAGGCAGGAGACCGGATCGTAGTTTTCAACGGCGTCGAAAACCCGACATGGGAGGCCGTAAAAGACGAGACGTTGATCTCGCCGGGAAAACCGCTGCAGCTAACCGTCGATCGAGGTGGCAACAAGGTCTCCTTGACATTGACGCCCGCTGAAACAATGGTCGACGGAAACAAGATCGGGGAGATCGGGCTTGCGCCGGACGCCGGGGTTGAGCCTGTCGAGGCCAGTACGGTAATTGCGGGCAGTCCTGCAGAAGAAGCAGGCTTAAAGACCGGCGACCGGGTGATCGCGTTCAACGGCAAGACCGTTCGAAACAGCCAGGACCTTACCGTTCAGCTGCGTGAGAATAAAGATGCTCCGGGCAAGTTGACGGTAGAGCGAGACGGTCAGAGAGTCGAATTAACGACCGTCGCTCGAGTGAGCGATGACGGCGTCTATCGAATCGGTGCCCAGTTTGGCCCCGGAACTTTTGCAACGCGGGTGCCGGTCGGCATTGTTGGTGCAGCCGGATTCGCGTATGACTCGAATATCCGGATACTGAAGTTGACCGGCCGCGTTTTCGGGCAGTTGTTTGCCGGTGAACGATCGGTGAAAGATGCGGGCCTGGCCGGTCCGGTCGGGATAGTTCAGATAATCGCAAAGGTCGTTCGCGAGGCCGGATTCGTCGGCCTGTTCTCGATCCTTGCGGTCATCAGCCTGAATCTCGGCGTGTTCAATCTGCTGCCGATCCCGCTGCTCGATGGCGGTCAGATCATGGTGCTTGGGATAGAAAAGGTAATGTCCTGGTTTGGGCGAACACTTTCGATGGCGGTTCGCGAAAAGATCCAAATGGCCGGCCTCGGCATTATTCTTCTGTTAATGGTATTCACACTGTTTTTGGATATTTCGCGGTTCTTCTGA
- a CDS encoding 1-deoxy-D-xylulose-5-phosphate reductoisomerase, producing the protein MKGISILGSTGSIGCSTLKVIEHLGDFRVVAMAAGRNMEAFADQIAQFKPEFVSCDDDVCAETLERELDRRDISIPRIGVGVDGLVAVATHPEAQTVVSATVGAVGFVPTLRAIEAGKRIALANKETLVMAGELMTAAAAKSGAEILPVDSEHNAIHQCLRGERLTEVRRLVLTASGGPFRTKTKEEIARATRQEALDHPNWKMGEKITIDSATLMNKGLEVIEAKWLFGFGADQISVIVHPQSAVHSMVEMVDGSIIAQLGVTDMKHPIQYALTFPDRLQNCLEPLDLAKLGQLSFEEPDLDRFPCLGLAYDALRKGGTMPAVLNAANEVAVAAFLEGRIGLGEIPVLIGRVMDRHKPEPTANIDDIIRVDKAAREDANAMMHADVTSAAS; encoded by the coding sequence ATGAAAGGCATTTCCATCCTTGGTTCCACGGGTTCGATCGGCTGCAGTACGCTGAAGGTCATTGAACATCTCGGAGATTTTCGAGTTGTCGCGATGGCCGCCGGCCGAAATATGGAGGCATTCGCCGACCAAATTGCACAATTTAAACCCGAATTCGTGTCGTGTGACGACGATGTCTGTGCAGAGACCCTGGAACGTGAACTTGATCGCCGTGATATTTCGATACCAAGAATAGGTGTCGGCGTCGATGGCCTTGTCGCTGTGGCCACCCATCCAGAAGCTCAGACCGTAGTGTCGGCAACTGTCGGAGCCGTCGGTTTTGTCCCGACTTTGCGTGCGATCGAGGCCGGCAAGCGTATTGCACTTGCAAATAAAGAAACACTCGTAATGGCCGGGGAGCTTATGACTGCTGCAGCAGCAAAAAGCGGAGCTGAGATCCTGCCGGTCGATTCCGAACATAATGCGATACATCAGTGTCTTCGTGGTGAAAGGCTGACCGAAGTTCGCCGTCTCGTGCTGACCGCATCGGGTGGGCCTTTTCGCACGAAAACAAAAGAGGAGATCGCGCGTGCGACGCGGCAAGAGGCTCTCGATCACCCAAATTGGAAGATGGGCGAAAAGATCACGATCGATTCGGCCACGTTGATGAACAAGGGGCTCGAGGTGATCGAAGCGAAATGGCTCTTCGGTTTTGGAGCCGATCAGATCTCGGTCATTGTGCACCCGCAATCTGCAGTGCACTCAATGGTCGAAATGGTCGACGGCTCGATCATCGCCCAGCTTGGCGTGACCGATATGAAACACCCTATCCAATATGCATTGACCTTTCCTGATAGGCTGCAGAATTGTCTCGAACCGCTTGACCTTGCGAAATTGGGTCAACTCTCGTTCGAGGAGCCGGATCTTGATAGGTTTCCGTGCCTTGGCCTTGCGTATGACGCCTTACGTAAGGGCGGCACGATGCCGGCGGTACTCAATGCAGCCAACGAGGTTGCTGTCGCCGCATTTCTTGAAGGGCGAATCGGGCTTGGCGAGATCCCCGTTCTGATAGGCCGCGTTATGGACCGTCATAAACCGGAACCGACGGCGAATATCGACGACATCATTCGCGTGGATAAAGCCGCTCGCGAGGACGCAAATGCAATGATGCACGCAGATGTAACATCCGCCGCGTCCTGA
- the ispG gene encoding flavodoxin-dependent (E)-4-hydroxy-3-methylbut-2-enyl-diphosphate synthase, with protein sequence MKRVSRAVKVRGVQIGGGAPVAVQSMTKTDTTDVDGTLRQIEQMVEAGCEIVRIAVPDDDAAAALYEIRKRTDVPIVADIHFHYKLALKALDAGIDKLRINPGNIGSIDRVREVVRAAEAQKVPIRIGVNGGSLEKDLLKKYGHATPEAMVESGMRHIKILEDLGFGDTIISLKASDVNRMVEAYRLMAAKVDYPLHLGVTEAGTPFGGTIKSAIGLGILLHEGIGDTIRVSLAAEPHEEVRVGWEILKSLELRKRGVTVVACPTCGRLDIDNFVEIVTEVERRLAHVEEPLHLSIMGCAVNGPGEAHDSQLGITFGRNVGMIFKDGVPMRRVSGEDIVEEFVKEVEILRKEGSAARSLVEEKPLVQIT encoded by the coding sequence ATGAAACGAGTGTCAAGAGCGGTTAAGGTGCGCGGAGTTCAGATCGGCGGCGGAGCGCCCGTTGCGGTCCAATCGATGACCAAAACGGACACGACGGACGTAGACGGTACGCTGCGCCAGATCGAACAGATGGTCGAGGCCGGCTGTGAGATCGTCAGGATCGCCGTGCCGGATGACGATGCCGCCGCCGCACTTTATGAGATCAGGAAACGAACCGATGTCCCGATCGTTGCTGATATTCATTTTCACTACAAACTGGCCCTCAAGGCCCTTGACGCCGGCATCGACAAGCTTCGCATCAATCCGGGCAACATCGGATCGATCGACCGTGTGCGTGAGGTCGTTCGGGCGGCTGAGGCTCAAAAGGTCCCGATCCGTATCGGCGTCAACGGCGGTTCGCTCGAAAAGGACCTGCTCAAGAAGTACGGACATGCTACGCCTGAGGCGATGGTCGAATCGGGCATGCGGCACATAAAAATACTCGAAGATCTCGGATTCGGCGATACGATAATTTCGTTGAAGGCCTCGGACGTAAACCGAATGGTCGAAGCCTATCGGTTAATGGCCGCGAAGGTCGATTATCCGCTTCATCTTGGGGTGACCGAGGCCGGAACGCCATTCGGAGGAACAATAAAATCGGCGATCGGGCTCGGAATCCTTCTGCACGAGGGCATCGGCGATACGATCCGCGTTTCGCTCGCCGCCGAGCCGCACGAAGAGGTAAGGGTCGGTTGGGAGATCCTGAAATCGCTCGAGCTTCGCAAACGCGGCGTTACCGTCGTTGCCTGTCCGACCTGCGGCCGGCTGGATATAGATAATTTCGTTGAGATCGTGACCGAGGTCGAGCGTCGCCTCGCGCATGTCGAGGAACCGCTTCATCTCTCGATAATGGGATGCGCCGTAAATGGTCCGGGCGAGGCTCACGACTCCCAGCTCGGGATCACATTTGGCCGCAATGTCGGGATGATCTTTAAGGACGGTGTGCCGATGCGTCGAGTCTCGGGCGAAGACATCGTCGAGGAATTCGTCAAAGAGGTCGAAATTCTTAGAAAAGAGGGCTCAGCGGCAAGATCGCTGGTCGAAGAAAAGCCGCTCGTTCAGATAACATGA
- a CDS encoding DUF1572 family protein yields MNHLIDNYKEDAIASFRSYKSLAERAIGQVSDEEFFATIDQESNSIALIVKHIAGNQRSRWRDFLNSDGEKPDRARDTEFELLEDTRELLMNRWEEGWQILFDALEPLNEDDFGRIVSIRGEPHTVIEAVNRQLTHYAYHVGQIVFLAKHLRAADWKSLSVPRGRSAEFNQFLAEQPASGVGKPDRLDVPAAFAASIEKPSEPTGEK; encoded by the coding sequence ATGAACCATTTGATCGACAATTATAAAGAGGACGCGATCGCCTCATTTCGCAGCTACAAGAGTCTTGCCGAGCGCGCGATCGGCCAAGTCTCGGACGAGGAGTTTTTCGCCACGATAGATCAAGAGTCGAATTCGATTGCGTTGATCGTCAAACACATCGCCGGCAATCAGCGGTCGCGGTGGCGCGACTTTTTGAACTCAGACGGGGAAAAGCCTGACCGCGCCCGCGATACTGAATTTGAGCTGCTCGAGGACACCCGAGAATTGTTAATGAATCGTTGGGAAGAGGGGTGGCAGATCCTTTTCGATGCTCTCGAACCGCTGAACGAAGACGACTTTGGGCGAATCGTTTCGATTCGCGGTGAACCGCATACCGTCATCGAAGCCGTAAACCGTCAACTGACGCATTATGCTTATCACGTTGGACAGATCGTATTTCTTGCCAAGCATCTGCGAGCCGCGGATTGGAAGTCCCTTAGCGTTCCTCGCGGCCGATCGGCTGAGTTCAATCAGTTTCTCGCCGAACAACCGGCCTCCGGTGTCGGTAAACCCGACCGTCTCGATGTACCGGCGGCATTTGCCGCATCCATAGAAAAGCCGTCTGAACCAACCGGTGAGAAATGA
- the sulP gene encoding sulfate permease, giving the protein MHRKLEPKLLTVLKEGYTFKQFQGDLTGGLTVGIVALPLAIALAIASGVKPEQGLYTAIVAGFVIAILGGSRTQISGPTGAFVVIVYGIVQKYGYDGLVVATLIAGVMLVLMGLARMGALLKFVPYPVIVGFTSGIAVIIFSSQINDLLGLNIEKVPADFVEKWVEYIRYFSNIDPYTLAVGAASLLIIIVWPKVTHRVPGQLIAILAVTFAVQYFQVPVATIETRFGGMPTGLPSPQMPTVTWAVFQELFTPALTIAILAALESLLSSVVADGMTGTRHRSNMELVGQGAGNIASAIFGGIPATGAIARTATNIKSGGNTPIAAIIHAVFLLLVLLLIGKWAAMIPMATLAAVLIVVAYNMSEWREFKHLLKSPRGDIAVLLATFLLTVFIELTVAIQVGILLAAFLFLQKMSKEAHVDIITETLEEDEEFRSRDMSKIDIPKRVEVFEVYGSLFFGAVSQFKESIRIVSNKPKVIILRMRYVPTIDASGVHILEELVREAHSNGCIIVFSAVSRSVYRVMRKSGFVDMVDRRNFATDIFGALEIARLHLDPGEVDTTR; this is encoded by the coding sequence ATGCACCGCAAGTTGGAACCGAAACTGCTCACTGTCCTGAAAGAAGGCTATACGTTCAAGCAGTTTCAGGGCGATCTGACGGGCGGACTTACGGTCGGTATAGTCGCTTTGCCGCTAGCCATTGCGCTCGCTATCGCTTCGGGCGTAAAGCCCGAACAAGGGCTCTACACCGCTATCGTCGCAGGATTCGTGATAGCCATCTTGGGTGGTTCACGTACGCAGATAAGCGGCCCGACCGGCGCGTTCGTCGTGATCGTTTACGGCATCGTTCAGAAATACGGTTACGACGGCCTCGTCGTCGCAACTCTGATCGCGGGTGTGATGCTTGTTCTGATGGGGCTCGCACGGATGGGAGCATTGCTCAAATTCGTACCCTACCCCGTCATTGTAGGTTTCACCTCTGGTATCGCGGTAATAATCTTCTCTTCGCAGATCAATGATCTACTTGGCCTGAACATTGAAAAGGTGCCGGCCGATTTTGTTGAGAAATGGGTCGAGTACATCCGGTATTTCAGCAATATCGATCCATACACGCTTGCTGTCGGTGCCGCATCTCTCCTGATCATTATCGTCTGGCCAAAGGTCACTCATAGGGTGCCAGGCCAGCTTATCGCGATCCTCGCCGTAACGTTCGCCGTTCAGTATTTTCAGGTGCCGGTTGCCACGATCGAAACACGATTCGGCGGAATGCCTACCGGCCTCCCGTCTCCGCAGATGCCGACAGTGACCTGGGCCGTGTTTCAGGAACTGTTCACACCCGCACTCACCATCGCAATACTCGCGGCGCTCGAATCGTTACTGTCGTCTGTCGTTGCCGACGGCATGACGGGAACGCGTCACCGTTCGAACATGGAACTCGTCGGCCAGGGTGCCGGAAACATCGCGTCGGCAATTTTTGGAGGCATTCCCGCGACCGGGGCGATCGCTCGTACGGCGACCAACATCAAGAGCGGCGGCAATACACCCATTGCAGCGATCATTCATGCGGTTTTCCTGCTGCTTGTGCTTCTGCTGATCGGCAAATGGGCGGCAATGATACCGATGGCGACGCTCGCGGCGGTCCTGATCGTCGTCGCTTACAACATGAGCGAGTGGCGCGAATTCAAGCATCTGCTCAAGAGCCCGCGGGGCGACATAGCCGTGCTCCTGGCGACTTTTCTTCTGACCGTTTTCATCGAGTTGACGGTCGCGATACAGGTAGGCATTCTGCTTGCCGCCTTCTTATTCCTCCAAAAGATGTCGAAAGAGGCCCACGTAGACATCATCACGGAAACGCTCGAAGAGGACGAGGAATTCAGGTCCCGCGACATGTCGAAGATCGATATTCCGAAGCGGGTCGAGGTGTTCGAGGTCTACGGCTCGCTATTCTTCGGCGCGGTCAGCCAATTCAAAGAATCTATCCGGATCGTTTCCAACAAGCCGAAGGTCATTATTCTCAGGATGCGTTATGTTCCGACCATTGACGCGAGCGGTGTACATATCCTCGAAGAGCTAGTGAGGGAGGCGCATTCGAACGGGTGTATTATCGTATTTTCCGCGGTGTCGCGTTCGGTTTACCGCGTGATGCGGAAAAGCGGTTTTGTGGATATGGTCGATAGGAGAAATTTTGCTACAGACATTTTCGGCGCGCTCGAGATCGCACGACTCCATCTCGATCCCGGCGAAGTCGACACGACGCGATGA